In one window of Chryseobacterium sp. JV274 DNA:
- a CDS encoding helix-turn-helix domain-containing protein: protein MENTSEIIFDKLVYSCAFESYRGHEEFIPDHFLGFQISGETHAFHEQGKTVIKENTVVLVRKNQLIRTIKYPSAHEKYQFISITLDDETLRQYAAENKITVHNNSPGNQRLFFEPNDFFSSYFTSLIPYINRTLEIPPKLSALKVKEAIELLLLSNPDLKNLLFDFSEPHKIDLAEFMNKNFMFNVSVDAFAKLTGRSLSGFKRDFNKTFQMTPKQWLKEKRLKEAYYLIKNKDKKPSDIYLDLGFENLSHFYSSFKKKFGVTTTEV from the coding sequence ATGGAAAACACTTCTGAGATCATATTCGATAAACTGGTTTATTCATGTGCTTTTGAGTCCTACAGAGGTCACGAAGAATTCATTCCGGACCATTTTCTGGGATTTCAGATCTCCGGAGAAACACATGCTTTTCATGAGCAAGGTAAGACTGTGATTAAAGAAAATACAGTAGTTCTGGTCAGAAAAAATCAACTGATCAGGACTATTAAATATCCTTCAGCGCATGAAAAGTATCAGTTTATCTCCATCACGCTTGATGATGAAACGCTGAGACAGTATGCGGCTGAAAACAAAATAACTGTACATAATAATTCTCCAGGGAATCAGCGGTTGTTTTTTGAGCCTAACGATTTTTTTTCCAGCTATTTTACATCTCTTATTCCTTACATTAATAGAACACTGGAGATTCCTCCAAAATTATCAGCTTTAAAGGTGAAAGAAGCCATAGAACTCCTTTTGCTGAGTAATCCTGATCTTAAAAACCTGCTTTTTGATTTTTCAGAACCTCATAAAATTGATCTTGCGGAGTTTATGAACAAAAATTTTATGTTCAATGTATCGGTAGATGCTTTTGCCAAGCTTACAGGTCGCAGTTTATCAGGATTTAAAAGGGATTTTAATAAAACATTTCAGATGACACCCAAACAATGGCTGAAGGAAAAAAGATTAAAGGAAGCCTATTATTTAATTAAAAACAAGGATAAAAAGCCTTCAGATATTTATCTTGATCTGGGTTTTGAGAATTTATCCCATTTTTATTCTTCTTTTAAAAAGAAATTTGGCGTAACGACTACAGAAGTTTAG
- a CDS encoding SDR family oxidoreductase, translating into MENIALIVGATGITGSNLAEELIAQGWTTYGLSRNPTSNIQSLHPVKADLMNEQNLAEALEGISPTHIYFTTWMRNDTEEENIRVNSMLVRNLLNVLSAKKSVKNVALVTGLKHYLGPFEAYAKKGVLPETPVREEHPRLPLPNFYYAQEDEVYKASERDGFTWSIHRPHTVVGYAVGNLMNIGTTLAVYASICKETGRKFIWPGSEAQWNGVSDVTDARVLAKQLVWASTTESAKNQAFNITNGDVFRWKWLWKRMADWFGVEAEGFDGTIKPLEKELENDHEIWTAIAEKYNLKEKNLNRLSSAWHTDLDLGRPLEVMCDMSKSRKLGFTAYTSTEDSFTDVFKRLKAENMIP; encoded by the coding sequence ATGGAAAATATTGCATTGATAGTAGGCGCTACCGGAATTACAGGAAGTAACCTCGCTGAGGAACTGATCGCTCAAGGCTGGACAACATATGGATTGTCCAGAAATCCAACCTCCAATATCCAGAGCCTTCATCCTGTTAAGGCAGACCTGATGAATGAACAGAATCTTGCTGAAGCCCTGGAAGGAATCTCTCCTACTCATATTTACTTTACCACATGGATGCGTAATGATACTGAAGAGGAAAATATCCGTGTCAACAGTATGCTTGTAAGAAATCTGTTAAATGTTTTATCTGCTAAAAAATCAGTGAAAAATGTGGCTCTGGTTACAGGACTTAAACATTATCTGGGCCCATTTGAGGCTTATGCTAAAAAAGGAGTTTTACCGGAAACTCCTGTCAGAGAAGAACATCCAAGGCTTCCTCTTCCCAATTTCTATTATGCACAGGAGGATGAAGTGTACAAAGCTTCCGAAAGAGATGGCTTCACATGGAGCATTCACAGACCACACACGGTTGTTGGATACGCCGTGGGAAATCTGATGAATATCGGGACCACATTGGCTGTGTATGCCAGCATCTGTAAGGAAACAGGACGAAAATTTATCTGGCCGGGATCTGAGGCACAATGGAATGGTGTTTCGGATGTAACAGACGCTAGAGTCCTGGCTAAGCAATTGGTTTGGGCTTCCACCACAGAATCGGCCAAGAACCAGGCATTCAATATCACCAATGGAGATGTCTTCCGGTGGAAATGGTTATGGAAAAGGATGGCAGATTGGTTTGGTGTAGAAGCTGAAGGTTTTGACGGTACGATAAAACCTCTGGAAAAAGAACTGGAAAACGACCACGAAATCTGGACTGCAATTGCAGAAAAATACAATCTGAAAGAAAAAAATCTCAACCGTCTCTCTTCGGCATGGCATACCGATCTGGATCTGGGGAGACCTCTGGAAGTGATGTGTGATATGTCAAAAAGCAGAAAACTTGGTTTCACAGCTTATACCAGTACAGAAGATTCTTTTACAGATGTCTTTAAAAGATTAAAAGCTGAAAATATGATTCCTTAA
- a CDS encoding Crp/Fnr family transcriptional regulator, which yields MFEVLLSHIENKVDITDEQKNQVQTFFTLKKLRRKQYLLQEGDICKSLSFVSKGLLKSYFPDEKGNEHINMFAFEGWWISDFNSFINQEKSVLNIDAVEETEVLMITLENYEKMLLQIPVMDRYFRILYQNSLVTKDYRLIVSNGYTAEEKYLQLAQKNPEMIKRVPHNLIASYLGLAPETVSRIRKKNSLNNT from the coding sequence ATGTTTGAGGTTCTGCTTTCCCATATCGAGAATAAAGTTGATATTACTGACGAACAGAAAAATCAGGTTCAGACTTTCTTTACCCTTAAAAAACTTCGTAGAAAACAATATCTTCTTCAGGAAGGAGATATCTGCAAATCGTTGTCTTTTGTAAGCAAAGGTCTGTTAAAATCTTATTTTCCGGATGAAAAAGGAAATGAACACATCAATATGTTTGCCTTTGAAGGCTGGTGGATCTCAGACTTCAACAGTTTTATCAATCAGGAAAAATCGGTACTGAATATTGATGCTGTTGAGGAAACAGAAGTATTGATGATCACCTTGGAAAATTATGAAAAAATGCTGTTGCAAATTCCTGTGATGGATCGTTATTTCAGAATTTTATATCAGAACAGCCTCGTTACAAAAGATTACAGACTCATTGTTTCCAACGGTTATACTGCTGAAGAAAAATATCTTCAACTGGCACAAAAGAACCCTGAAATGATCAAAAGAGTACCTCACAATCTTATCGCCTCTTATCTTGGTCTTGCTCCTGAAACCGTAAGCAGAATCCGTAAAAAGAATTCTTTAAACAACACTTGA
- a CDS encoding PPC domain-containing DNA-binding protein has protein sequence MNYKGNHWSARKVDHIYIVSLDNRSNIAEALTDFIQSQNILAGEVTGIGAVSEATLRFFNPSTKKYVDKTFKEQMEVTNISGNISEIEGKPTLHLHITLGREDYTALAGHLLEAKIQGAAEFIIYPLDTRVVKIKNEEIEINLYDFEK, from the coding sequence ATGAATTACAAAGGAAACCATTGGTCTGCAAGAAAAGTGGATCATATCTACATCGTCAGTCTTGACAACCGTTCTAATATTGCAGAAGCTTTAACGGACTTTATTCAAAGCCAAAATATTCTGGCAGGAGAAGTTACAGGAATAGGAGCTGTAAGTGAAGCAACACTTCGTTTTTTTAATCCTTCAACCAAAAAATATGTGGATAAGACTTTTAAAGAACAGATGGAAGTCACCAATATCTCCGGAAATATCTCTGAGATAGAAGGGAAACCGACTCTACACCTTCACATTACGTTGGGAAGAGAAGATTATACCGCTTTGGCCGGACATCTTTTAGAGGCAAAAATCCAGGGAGCAGCAGAATTCATTATATATCCGCTGGATACAAGAGTCGTAAAAATTAAAAATGAAGAAATAGAAATCAATCTCTATGATTTTGAAAAATAA
- a CDS encoding NAD(P)-dependent oxidoreductase, whose translation MEKIGFIGLGNMGHPMAKNIEKAGFPLSVYNRTSEKARDFEEKSSVYTQIKDLVQNNDIIFTMLTNDSAIKAVYEEILSLDIQGKLFIDMSTISPEASKETAAALKIKEASFIDAPVAGSTQPAQEGTLIIMAGGEEKDIQRAMPYLLKMGKSVKHLGENGKGIAGKLSINYFLSTIYQGLAETVLLAGKLGIEKSDMLEIINESASGSGATKVKTSLLIADQYAPAFALDLMLKDILLAKNAGADYPLSEALIQTYQNAHDKGFGQDDVIGIINYLKTI comes from the coding sequence ATGGAAAAAATCGGGTTCATCGGACTAGGAAATATGGGCCACCCTATGGCAAAGAATATTGAAAAAGCAGGATTTCCACTTTCGGTTTACAACAGAACTTCTGAAAAAGCCAGGGATTTTGAAGAGAAGTCTTCAGTCTATACCCAAATTAAAGATCTGGTACAAAACAACGATATTATATTCACAATGCTGACCAACGACAGTGCTATAAAAGCCGTATATGAGGAAATTCTTTCTTTAGATATTCAAGGAAAACTCTTTATAGATATGAGTACTATTTCCCCGGAAGCCTCAAAAGAAACTGCAGCTGCCTTGAAAATAAAAGAAGCTTCCTTTATTGATGCTCCCGTAGCAGGCAGTACTCAACCTGCACAAGAAGGGACACTAATCATTATGGCTGGAGGTGAAGAAAAAGACATCCAGCGTGCTATGCCCTATCTGTTGAAAATGGGGAAATCTGTGAAACATTTGGGTGAAAACGGAAAAGGAATCGCAGGAAAATTATCTATCAATTATTTTCTTTCCACCATTTATCAGGGACTGGCAGAAACTGTTTTACTGGCCGGAAAATTAGGCATTGAAAAATCTGATATGCTGGAAATAATCAATGAAAGTGCCAGTGGAAGCGGTGCTACCAAAGTAAAAACATCTTTATTAATAGCAGACCAATATGCTCCGGCATTTGCTCTTGATCTGATGCTGAAAGATATTCTTCTTGCTAAAAATGCAGGCGCTGATTATCCTTTATCCGAAGCTTTGATTCAAACCTATCAAAATGCACACGACAAAGGCTTTGGTCAGGATGATGTTATCGGGATCATCAATTATTTAAAAACAATATGA
- a CDS encoding chloramphenicol acetyltransferase — protein sequence MKIVDIENWNRKEHFEFFSKMASPYFGFTTEVDCTKAYDTAKEKGYSFFAYYFHKSMVAINTVNELKLRIIDGQVIQFDTVHAGSTIGRPDGTFGFSFTPFSEDFETFNETLQEEIKGVHQTSGLRLSNGRLGKDHVRHTTIPWNSFSAILHPTDFNTTESVPKIAFGRFNIRDGRKYLPVSIEAHHGLADGLHLAKYLEEFQRQLDQ from the coding sequence ATGAAGATTGTAGATATAGAGAACTGGAACAGAAAAGAGCATTTTGAATTTTTTTCTAAAATGGCAAGCCCTTATTTTGGATTTACAACAGAGGTAGACTGTACAAAAGCGTATGACACAGCGAAAGAAAAAGGATATTCTTTTTTTGCCTACTATTTTCACAAGTCTATGGTCGCAATTAATACTGTGAATGAATTAAAACTGAGAATTATCGATGGTCAGGTAATACAGTTTGATACGGTTCATGCCGGCAGTACGATTGGAAGACCGGATGGGACTTTCGGATTTTCATTTACTCCTTTCTCAGAAGATTTTGAAACCTTCAATGAAACGCTGCAGGAGGAAATAAAAGGAGTGCATCAGACTTCAGGATTAAGATTAAGCAATGGAAGACTGGGAAAAGACCACGTAAGACACACGACTATTCCATGGAATTCCTTCAGTGCTATATTACACCCTACAGATTTTAATACTACAGAATCAGTCCCTAAAATTGCTTTTGGAAGATTCAATATCCGTGACGGCAGAAAGTATCTTCCAGTTTCTATTGAAGCCCATCACGGATTGGCTGATGGTCTTCATCTTGCCAAATATCTGGAGGAATTTCAAAGACAGCTTGATCAGTAG
- a CDS encoding Crp/Fnr family transcriptional regulator → MIIDSLLISFGVETRTYHTGEIIFHEEELPSHYYQIKKGKIKLNNYTEDGKEFIQNIFSDGHSFGESLLFVDRPYPMNAVAIEDSVIYKMSKQNFLDLIKSNPEISLNIYECLAERMYYKYIMLYNLSFQNPVGKLKLLMDYLKSYHEDKTLYSFQIPLTRQQLASLTGLRVETVIRTIKQMEKDQIVKIEKRKIYY, encoded by the coding sequence ATGATTATTGATAGTTTATTAATTTCTTTTGGAGTGGAAACCAGAACTTATCATACAGGCGAGATAATCTTTCATGAAGAAGAGCTCCCATCCCATTATTATCAGATTAAAAAAGGGAAAATTAAACTCAATAATTATACGGAAGACGGCAAAGAGTTTATTCAGAATATATTCTCAGACGGCCACAGCTTTGGTGAATCTCTACTGTTTGTAGACCGGCCTTATCCTATGAATGCTGTAGCGATAGAAGATTCCGTTATTTACAAAATGTCGAAGCAGAATTTTTTGGACCTGATCAAAAGTAACCCTGAAATTTCACTCAATATTTACGAATGTCTTGCTGAAAGAATGTATTACAAATATATCATGCTGTATAATCTTTCTTTCCAAAATCCCGTTGGTAAACTAAAACTGCTGATGGATTACCTGAAAAGTTATCATGAAGATAAAACGCTTTATTCTTTCCAGATTCCTCTTACCCGCCAGCAGCTGGCATCACTCACCGGATTACGTGTAGAAACAGTTATACGGACCATAAAGCAGATGGAGAAAGACCAGATTGTGAAAATAGAAAAACGAAAGATTTATTATTAA
- a CDS encoding helix-turn-helix transcriptional regulator: MKNRKTEPNLEDLKQKILVQDEIMALAKANSPRLLNKFRLVHPDFFKKLSAIQPALKNSELIFCIYLKLNMTTKEIATCIFVTPKAIQNRKNRIRKKLNIPSEFDIYKWFNEI, encoded by the coding sequence ATGAAAAATAGAAAAACTGAACCCAATTTAGAGGATTTGAAACAGAAAATTCTTGTACAAGACGAAATTATGGCCCTGGCCAAAGCAAATTCCCCTCGTCTGCTGAATAAATTCAGACTGGTTCATCCTGATTTTTTTAAAAAGTTATCTGCTATACAGCCAGCCCTTAAAAATTCTGAACTGATCTTTTGTATTTATCTTAAGCTCAATATGACCACTAAGGAAATTGCAACCTGTATTTTTGTAACACCCAAAGCGATACAAAACAGAAAAAACAGGATCAGAAAAAAACTCAACATTCCTTCTGAATTTGATATTTATAAATGGTTTAATGAAATTTAA
- a CDS encoding MBL fold metallo-hydrolase has protein sequence MKIIPLKEGNFSASKTKDFTLLTEENFDKVGGIKMSVQPFLIITENDYILLDAGIGWKNESGATVISEILERENIHPDQITKLLLSHLHKDHIEGAVTATDNGFEATFPNAQIYIQKRELDFAMEKKGNPSFDFTILEQLIQLPNIIWMNEDKGQITDEISYEVAGGHTPFMQVFWIRQNGETVFYGADDLPQASYLKYHVAYKSDFDGRKAMELRLKWEKEARESRWKILLYHDLDKAVIEI, from the coding sequence ATGAAAATCATTCCGCTCAAAGAAGGCAATTTCTCAGCAAGCAAAACCAAAGACTTCACTCTTTTAACAGAAGAAAATTTTGATAAAGTTGGTGGAATCAAAATGTCTGTACAGCCTTTTCTTATCATCACTGAAAATGATTATATTCTTTTGGATGCCGGAATTGGCTGGAAAAATGAGTCCGGAGCAACTGTTATTTCAGAAATTCTGGAAAGAGAAAATATTCATCCTGATCAAATCACAAAGCTATTGCTGTCCCATCTTCACAAAGATCATATTGAAGGTGCAGTAACCGCTACTGATAATGGTTTTGAAGCCACTTTTCCGAATGCCCAGATTTATATACAGAAACGTGAACTGGATTTTGCCATGGAAAAGAAAGGTAATCCTTCTTTTGATTTTACTATTTTGGAACAGCTGATTCAGCTTCCCAATATTATCTGGATGAATGAAGACAAGGGACAAATCACAGATGAGATTTCCTATGAAGTGGCAGGAGGACACACTCCTTTTATGCAGGTTTTCTGGATCAGGCAAAATGGAGAAACTGTTTTCTATGGGGCTGATGATCTTCCGCAGGCCTCTTATTTAAAATACCATGTAGCCTATAAAAGTGATTTCGATGGCAGAAAAGCCATGGAATTACGCCTTAAATGGGAAAAGGAAGCAAGAGAAAGCCGTTGGAAAATTCTTCTCTATCATGATCTGGATAAAGCGGTAATAGAAATTTAA
- a CDS encoding MFS transporter, with amino-acid sequence MQESSSQGISRTVIWLMAVISGLVVANNYYNQPLLALISEELHVSESAASKISVLTQIGYALGLLLIVPLGDKFFRKKLILIDLFLVFGSLLWMTFATQLWMLYAASLLIGATSVIPQLFVPIAAELSSDKEKSANIGLVMSGLLLGILLSRFVGGIVGEVWGWRAMFGIAAGLMILVWLAVYKMLPELSLNFKGTYKELMRSVAQLARTQPVLQLASFRGAMAFGSMCALFTTLVFHMEKPPFNAGSSVVGSFGLAGAVGALAAAKVGKLQKYLDINRIILYSLLIVIGSWGFTYFAGETYWGLIVGVILVDLGVQSSHIMNQTNYFLIKSNAVNRLNTVYMVSYFIGGSLGTWLASVAWQKAQWSGVCLVGTVFGVLALIAHILFSKRVNRANAEM; translated from the coding sequence ATGCAGGAGAGTTCTTCCCAAGGTATTTCCCGGACTGTTATCTGGCTTATGGCCGTTATTTCCGGACTGGTAGTTGCCAACAATTATTATAATCAGCCTTTACTGGCACTTATTTCAGAAGAGCTGCATGTTTCTGAGAGCGCAGCAAGTAAAATTTCTGTACTTACTCAGATCGGTTATGCATTGGGACTGTTGCTGATTGTCCCGTTGGGTGATAAGTTTTTCCGTAAGAAATTGATTTTAATAGACTTGTTTCTTGTTTTTGGATCCCTTTTGTGGATGACCTTTGCCACTCAATTGTGGATGCTGTATGCTGCCAGTCTGCTGATTGGAGCTACATCGGTTATTCCACAACTGTTTGTTCCTATTGCAGCAGAACTTTCATCAGATAAAGAAAAATCGGCCAATATCGGATTGGTAATGTCCGGACTGTTACTGGGAATTCTTCTTTCCCGTTTTGTAGGAGGTATAGTAGGTGAAGTCTGGGGCTGGCGAGCGATGTTTGGTATTGCGGCAGGACTTATGATCCTGGTATGGCTGGCTGTATATAAAATGCTTCCTGAGCTTTCCCTTAATTTTAAAGGAACTTACAAAGAGTTGATGCGTTCTGTTGCTCAACTTGCCAGAACACAACCCGTTCTTCAGCTGGCATCTTTCCGCGGGGCAATGGCATTTGGGTCTATGTGTGCATTGTTTACAACTTTGGTTTTTCACATGGAGAAACCACCTTTTAATGCCGGATCATCTGTTGTAGGAAGTTTTGGATTAGCAGGAGCTGTAGGTGCTTTAGCTGCCGCAAAAGTGGGAAAGCTTCAAAAATATCTGGATATTAACCGCATTATATTATATTCTTTATTGATCGTTATCGGAAGCTGGGGCTTTACTTATTTTGCCGGAGAAACCTATTGGGGACTCATTGTAGGAGTAATTCTTGTAGACCTTGGGGTGCAGTCCAGCCATATTATGAACCAGACCAATTATTTTCTGATCAAATCAAATGCTGTAAACAGACTGAATACAGTGTATATGGTGTCTTATTTCATCGGAGGCTCACTCGGAACCTGGCTGGCATCCGTTGCATGGCAAAAGGCTCAATGGAGCGGCGTATGTCTTGTAGGAACGGTATTTGGGGTATTGGCTTTGATCGCTCATATTTTGTTTTCAAAAAGGGTAAATAGAGCAAACGCAGAGATGTAA
- a CDS encoding winged helix-turn-helix transcriptional regulator, translated as MGKLKENSTNNINRQYIQGCDLSYAVCKIGGRWKLIILNKLKDGKLRFSELRNSISGITERMLTLQLRELEKENLVKRTVYAEVPPRVDYELTDIARELIPIWKQLDEWGGKHREMMLALETIEE; from the coding sequence ATGGGAAAGCTAAAAGAAAATTCGACGAATAATATCAACAGACAGTATATACAAGGATGTGACCTGAGCTATGCTGTATGTAAAATCGGAGGCCGATGGAAACTGATTATTTTAAACAAACTAAAAGACGGAAAATTACGTTTCAGCGAACTTAGGAACTCTATTTCAGGAATAACGGAAAGAATGCTTACCCTACAGCTGAGAGAATTGGAAAAAGAAAACTTAGTAAAAAGGACTGTTTATGCAGAAGTTCCTCCAAGAGTAGATTATGAGCTTACAGATATTGCCCGGGAGCTGATCCCTATATGGAAACAGCTTGATGAATGGGGAGGAAAGCATAGGGAAATGATGCTTGCACTGGAAACAATTGAAGAATAA
- a CDS encoding alpha/beta hydrolase, whose translation MKMQLTSNITQILNHLEKIQPFNPQDSLDGARKYLETMSLQLSGKKESVSMIEELDIQQENHQIPIRIYRPNGKDVQNSSAIIYIHGGWFIAGGYETHDAVVRKLANKTGSVVIFIDYRLAPEHPFPAGLNDSLDGIKWVIANAESLGIDPDKIGIIGDSAGGALATAVSTQMGKHLKFQVLIYPAADNQLSSKSWETYENGPVLNKQGGIEAWDWYLPNEEKDNPLAIPVLIQDFKETPPTLVILAEHDPLLDDGKQLSENMKNAGVALTTSFYKDMVHGFMHMGEILEEVESAVSEMAAFAHQNLNSVGEKV comes from the coding sequence ATGAAAATGCAGTTAACCTCTAATATAACACAGATTTTAAATCATTTAGAAAAAATACAACCTTTCAATCCACAGGATTCTTTAGACGGAGCCCGTAAATACCTTGAAACAATGTCTCTTCAGCTTAGTGGTAAGAAAGAATCCGTTTCAATGATCGAAGAATTGGATATCCAACAGGAAAACCATCAGATTCCCATTCGGATTTACCGTCCTAACGGAAAGGATGTTCAGAATTCATCGGCTATTATTTATATTCACGGAGGCTGGTTTATAGCTGGAGGATACGAAACCCATGATGCGGTAGTCCGTAAACTGGCTAATAAAACCGGATCTGTGGTTATTTTTATAGATTACCGTCTTGCTCCGGAACATCCTTTTCCAGCGGGCTTAAACGATTCTCTTGACGGTATAAAGTGGGTAATAGCCAATGCAGAATCTTTAGGAATAGATCCTGACAAAATAGGAATTATAGGAGACAGTGCCGGCGGAGCATTGGCTACTGCTGTTTCTACCCAAATGGGCAAACATTTGAAATTTCAGGTGTTAATTTATCCTGCAGCCGATAATCAGCTTAGTTCAAAATCATGGGAAACGTATGAAAACGGACCGGTTCTTAATAAACAGGGGGGTATAGAAGCATGGGACTGGTATCTTCCCAACGAAGAAAAAGATAATCCTTTGGCGATTCCTGTCTTAATACAAGATTTTAAAGAAACTCCACCTACTTTAGTCATTCTTGCAGAACATGATCCTTTGCTTGATGACGGAAAACAGCTTTCTGAAAATATGAAAAATGCAGGCGTTGCACTTACAACAAGTTTCTACAAAGACATGGTTCACGGATTTATGCATATGGGAGAAATTCTGGAAGAAGTAGAGTCTGCCGTAAGTGAAATGGCTGCTTTTGCTCATCAAAATTTAAATTCTGTTGGAGAAAAAGTATAA
- a CDS encoding MFS transporter: MKKYAYIGCLGFIAVITTEFGVIGILPQVAEHYKISIDKAGYLLSAFALIIALTGPFMTLLTSGFDRKKIMLTAISLFLITGFVSSFSPPFWLLMLVRILPAFLQPVYIATALSVAVSQADDRKKNELMGIVFNGVAIAMVTTVPFATWIAGLWSWEYSFMIQTAVSLIALAVIYFLLPAMPVKEKKSYGNQVRILKQPPFILSTLANFFMITAWFSTYSYFADYLNKAKGMDTSMVSYMLLLFGIIGVIANGIAGKMLNRNVAGTTAIFLSGTILVPILLYFSDGNLWATIAVIGIWGFLYSPSFLNASTYMISSAPESLEFANSLATSFGNLGVTVGTTIGGWIIVTKGVEYIPWIGVVFGLLAFLMMILRGIFEKRSQVLSSCQN, from the coding sequence ATGAAAAAATACGCATACATTGGATGTCTGGGGTTTATAGCCGTTATTACAACAGAATTTGGGGTCATCGGAATTCTTCCACAAGTTGCAGAACATTATAAAATCAGTATAGACAAAGCGGGGTATCTGTTGAGTGCTTTTGCATTAATTATCGCTCTTACAGGACCTTTCATGACCTTACTTACCTCAGGTTTTGATCGTAAAAAAATAATGCTTACAGCCATTTCCCTGTTTCTGATTACAGGATTTGTGTCTTCTTTTTCACCTCCTTTCTGGCTACTGATGCTGGTTAGGATTTTACCGGCATTTCTCCAGCCTGTATATATTGCAACAGCGTTATCTGTGGCCGTCTCCCAGGCTGATGACCGGAAAAAAAATGAACTGATGGGAATTGTATTTAATGGAGTTGCCATTGCTATGGTTACAACGGTTCCTTTTGCCACATGGATTGCGGGGCTTTGGTCCTGGGAGTACTCATTTATGATACAGACTGCAGTAAGTCTGATTGCTTTAGCAGTCATTTACTTTCTTCTTCCTGCGATGCCTGTAAAAGAGAAAAAATCTTATGGAAATCAGGTCAGAATCCTGAAGCAGCCTCCATTTATTCTGAGTACACTGGCTAACTTTTTCATGATTACCGCATGGTTTTCTACCTACAGCTATTTTGCAGATTATCTGAATAAAGCCAAAGGGATGGATACTTCAATGGTAAGCTATATGCTTTTGTTATTTGGAATTATTGGAGTGATAGCTAATGGAATTGCCGGGAAAATGCTTAATAGAAATGTGGCAGGAACTACCGCTATCTTTCTTTCCGGAACCATTCTGGTACCCATTCTTCTCTATTTTTCTGATGGAAATTTATGGGCAACGATTGCCGTTATCGGAATCTGGGGATTTCTGTATTCACCTAGCTTTCTGAATGCATCTACCTATATGATCTCTTCAGCACCGGAATCACTGGAATTTGCTAATAGTCTTGCCACATCGTTCGGAAATCTGGGTGTGACAGTGGGAACTACAATCGGAGGATGGATAATCGTTACAAAAGGAGTAGAGTATATTCCATGGATAGGTGTTGTTTTCGGGCTTCTTGCATTTCTGATGATGATCTTAAGAGGGATATTCGAAAAGCGCAGCCAGGTATTGTCCAGCTGTCAGAATTAA
- a CDS encoding DsbA family oxidoreductase: MKIEIWSDVMCPFCYIGKNNFEQALNKLPFKDEVEVEWKSFQLDPTLDQKKTQDTIQYFREKKGVPEAQATQMLSQVTQMGKEAGIDFDFGKTLITNTFSAHKLLHLAKKHNKSNEMEEALFIAHFIDGKNVGDTEVLVALAENLGIDKEEAKQAVTTDNLDYEVNQDIQEARNNGVSGVPFFVLNGKYAVSGAQPVEAFENALQQTYKETVSPFKDLSGGSGASCDADGCSI; encoded by the coding sequence ATGAAAATAGAAATCTGGTCGGACGTAATGTGTCCGTTTTGTTATATCGGAAAAAATAATTTTGAACAGGCTTTAAACAAGCTGCCTTTCAAAGATGAAGTAGAAGTGGAGTGGAAAAGTTTTCAGCTGGATCCAACTTTAGATCAAAAAAAAACTCAGGATACTATTCAATATTTTAGAGAAAAGAAAGGAGTTCCTGAAGCTCAGGCTACACAAATGCTTAGTCAGGTTACCCAGATGGGAAAAGAAGCCGGAATTGATTTTGATTTTGGAAAAACTCTGATTACCAATACTTTCAGTGCCCACAAATTGCTTCATTTGGCTAAAAAGCACAATAAGTCCAATGAAATGGAAGAGGCATTATTTATCGCTCATTTTATTGACGGAAAAAATGTAGGAGATACTGAAGTTTTGGTTGCTCTTGCAGAAAATTTAGGAATTGATAAAGAGGAGGCAAAACAGGCGGTTACAACAGATAATTTGGATTATGAAGTCAATCAGGATATTCAGGAAGCAAGAAACAATGGGGTTTCCGGAGTTCCTTTCTTTGTTCTGAATGGTAAATATGCAGTTTCCGGAGCTCAGCCTGTAGAAGCGTTTGAAAATGCACTTCAGCAGACTTACAAAGAAACCGTAAGTCCATTTAAGGATCTTTCCGGTGGCAGCGGAGCTTCCTGTGATGCTGACGGATGCAGTATTTAA